Proteins found in one Panthera tigris isolate Pti1 chromosome B3, P.tigris_Pti1_mat1.1, whole genome shotgun sequence genomic segment:
- the ISM2 gene encoding isthmin-2 isoform X1 has protein sequence MPRLPGRAGLLLGVVLLAALLAAGRALPLRKPRPRSPTRLAEVSASPDPSSPREEERTPLLPRTRLQAGPRQHRRRALSEPAALSLDKASMPRTLEDTPLLLELQKLPGLANTDLTAPNPNIQVTIEVVEDPQAEVEMDLLAEPSSRWPQGASSWLSAKELFWPLFWSYLEGEEGRTNLKGRAPGEEEEEEEVEEEDYPAEYSESEDQEDNEEEEEEEEEPGFSGATGSWEQGWLAPGDWAFKEPDGYDYELQEEWSPWSPCSGSCGSGSQRRTRPCGYACTATESRACDLPLCPGTEDKDPSGFPGEGWPPLAHNATDMLSPDVDSCEKWLNCKSDFLAKYLSQVLQDLPSCPCAYPLEAVYSAVSLQDEHQGRSFQWRDASGPREHLDVYQPTARFCLRSLLSVESSTLAAQHCCYDAGSRLLTRGKGAGAPDLVSTDFSPELHFKVDTLPWILCKGDWSRYHAVRPPNNGRACADNPPEEEYLAQLQEAKQY, from the exons ATGCCTCGACTGCCCGGCCGCGCGGGGCTCCTCCTCGGCGTGGTGCTGCTGGCGGCGCTGCTGGCCGCGGGCCGGGCGCTCCCCCTGAGGAAGCCGCGGCCCCGGAGCCCCACGAGGCTGGCGGAG gtCTCAGCCTCCCCAGATCCCAGCTCTCctagggaagaggagaggacccCCCTGCTCCCCAGAACCCGCCTCCAGGCAGGGCCACGCCAACATAGGCGCCGGGCTCTCAGTGAGCCAGCAGCCCTGAGCCTGGACAAGGCGTCCATGCCAAGGACCCTGGAGGACACTCCCTTGCTGCTGGAGCTGCAGAAGCTGCCAGGATTGGCCAACACAGACTTGACTGCCCCAAACCCCAATATCCAG GTGACCATCGAGGTGGTGGAGGATCCCCAGGCCGAGGTGGAGATGGACCTATTGGCTGAGCCCAGCAGTCGCTGGCCCCAGGGTGCCTCTAGCTGGCTGTCCGCCAAGGAGCTCTTCTGGCCCCTATTCTGGAGCTACCTGGAGGGCGAGGAGGGGAGGACCAATCTCAAGGGCAGAGCcccaggggaagaagaggaggaggaagaagtggaggaggaggattaCCCTGCAGAGTATAGTGAGAGTGAGGACCAGGAGGACaacgaggaggaagaggaggaggaggaggagcctgggTTCAGTGGGGCCACAGGCAGCTGGGAGCAGGGCTGGCTGGCCCCTGGGGACTGGGCCTTCAAGGAGCCAGACGGCTATG ACTATGAGCTTCAAGAGGAGTGGAGCCCCTGGTCTCCCTGCAGTGGGAGCTGCGGCAGCGGCAGCCAGAGGAGGACTCGGCCCTGCGGCTACGCCTGCACTGCCACCGAGTCCCGTGCCTGCGACCTACCCCTTTGTCCTG GCACCGAGGACAAGGACCCCTCGGGCTTCCCCGGTGAGGGGTGGCCGCCCCTGGCCCACAATGCTACGGACATGCTCAGCCCAG atGTGGATAGCTGTGAGAAGTGGCTGAACTGCAAGAGTGACTTCCTAGCCAAGTACCTGAGTCAGGTGCTGCAGGACCTGCCCAGCTGCCCATGTGCGTACCCGCTGGAGGCCGTGTACAGCGCGGTGAGCCTGCAGGATGAGCACCAGGGCCGAAGCTTCCAGTGGAGGGATGCCAGCGGGCCTCGAGAGCACCTGGACGTGTACCAGCCCACGGCGCGCTTCTGCCTGCGCTCGCTGCTGTCCGTGGAGAGCAGCACCCTGGCCGCCCAGCACTGCTGCTACGATGCGGGCAGCCGGCTGCTGACTCGGGGCAAGGGTGCCGGTGCGCCTGACCTCGTCAGCACCGACTTCTCACCTGAGCTGCACTTCAAGGTGGACACGCTGCCCTGGATCCTCTGTAAGGGGGACTGGAGCCGCTACCACGCTGTGCGGCCTCCCAACAATGGCCGGGCCTGCGCCGACAACCCTCCCGAGGAGGAGTACCTGGCCCAGTTGCAGGAGGCCAAGCAGTACTAA
- the ISM2 gene encoding isthmin-2 isoform X4 codes for MHSQVLNCDPVCPGKPGRLAKRMSRFGGKVTIEVVEDPQAEVEMDLLAEPSSRWPQGASSWLSAKELFWPLFWSYLEGEEGRTNLKGRAPGEEEEEEEVEEEDYPAEYSESEDQEDNEEEEEEEEEPGFSGATGSWEQGWLAPGDWAFKEPDGYDYELQEEWSPWSPCSGSCGSGSQRRTRPCGYACTATESRACDLPLCPGTEDKDPSGFPGEGWPPLAHNATDMLSPDVDSCEKWLNCKSDFLAKYLSQVLQDLPSCPCAYPLEAVYSAVSLQDEHQGRSFQWRDASGPREHLDVYQPTARFCLRSLLSVESSTLAAQHCCYDAGSRLLTRGKGAGAPDLVSTDFSPELHFKVDTLPWILCKGDWSRYHAVRPPNNGRACADNPPEEEYLAQLQEAKQY; via the exons atgcacAGCCAAGTCTTAAATTGTGACCCCGTGTGCCCTGGGAAGCCAGGAAGGTTGGCCAAGAGAATGAGCCGGTTTGGAGGAAAG GTGACCATCGAGGTGGTGGAGGATCCCCAGGCCGAGGTGGAGATGGACCTATTGGCTGAGCCCAGCAGTCGCTGGCCCCAGGGTGCCTCTAGCTGGCTGTCCGCCAAGGAGCTCTTCTGGCCCCTATTCTGGAGCTACCTGGAGGGCGAGGAGGGGAGGACCAATCTCAAGGGCAGAGCcccaggggaagaagaggaggaggaagaagtggaggaggaggattaCCCTGCAGAGTATAGTGAGAGTGAGGACCAGGAGGACaacgaggaggaagaggaggaggaggaggagcctgggTTCAGTGGGGCCACAGGCAGCTGGGAGCAGGGCTGGCTGGCCCCTGGGGACTGGGCCTTCAAGGAGCCAGACGGCTATG ACTATGAGCTTCAAGAGGAGTGGAGCCCCTGGTCTCCCTGCAGTGGGAGCTGCGGCAGCGGCAGCCAGAGGAGGACTCGGCCCTGCGGCTACGCCTGCACTGCCACCGAGTCCCGTGCCTGCGACCTACCCCTTTGTCCTG GCACCGAGGACAAGGACCCCTCGGGCTTCCCCGGTGAGGGGTGGCCGCCCCTGGCCCACAATGCTACGGACATGCTCAGCCCAG atGTGGATAGCTGTGAGAAGTGGCTGAACTGCAAGAGTGACTTCCTAGCCAAGTACCTGAGTCAGGTGCTGCAGGACCTGCCCAGCTGCCCATGTGCGTACCCGCTGGAGGCCGTGTACAGCGCGGTGAGCCTGCAGGATGAGCACCAGGGCCGAAGCTTCCAGTGGAGGGATGCCAGCGGGCCTCGAGAGCACCTGGACGTGTACCAGCCCACGGCGCGCTTCTGCCTGCGCTCGCTGCTGTCCGTGGAGAGCAGCACCCTGGCCGCCCAGCACTGCTGCTACGATGCGGGCAGCCGGCTGCTGACTCGGGGCAAGGGTGCCGGTGCGCCTGACCTCGTCAGCACCGACTTCTCACCTGAGCTGCACTTCAAGGTGGACACGCTGCCCTGGATCCTCTGTAAGGGGGACTGGAGCCGCTACCACGCTGTGCGGCCTCCCAACAATGGCCGGGCCTGCGCCGACAACCCTCCCGAGGAGGAGTACCTGGCCCAGTTGCAGGAGGCCAAGCAGTACTAA
- the ISM2 gene encoding isthmin-2 isoform X2, with protein sequence MPRLPGRAGLLLGVVLLAALLAAGRALPLRKPRPRSPTRLAEVSASPDPSSPREEERTPLLPRTRLQAGPRQHRRRALSEPAALSLDKASMPRTLEDTPLLLELQKLPGLANTDLTAPNPNIQVTIEVVEDPQAEVEMDLLAEPSSRWPQGASSWLSAKELFWPLFWSYLEGEEGRTNLKGRAPGEEEEEEEVEEEDYPAEYSENYELQEEWSPWSPCSGSCGSGSQRRTRPCGYACTATESRACDLPLCPGTEDKDPSGFPGEGWPPLAHNATDMLSPDVDSCEKWLNCKSDFLAKYLSQVLQDLPSCPCAYPLEAVYSAVSLQDEHQGRSFQWRDASGPREHLDVYQPTARFCLRSLLSVESSTLAAQHCCYDAGSRLLTRGKGAGAPDLVSTDFSPELHFKVDTLPWILCKGDWSRYHAVRPPNNGRACADNPPEEEYLAQLQEAKQY encoded by the exons ATGCCTCGACTGCCCGGCCGCGCGGGGCTCCTCCTCGGCGTGGTGCTGCTGGCGGCGCTGCTGGCCGCGGGCCGGGCGCTCCCCCTGAGGAAGCCGCGGCCCCGGAGCCCCACGAGGCTGGCGGAG gtCTCAGCCTCCCCAGATCCCAGCTCTCctagggaagaggagaggacccCCCTGCTCCCCAGAACCCGCCTCCAGGCAGGGCCACGCCAACATAGGCGCCGGGCTCTCAGTGAGCCAGCAGCCCTGAGCCTGGACAAGGCGTCCATGCCAAGGACCCTGGAGGACACTCCCTTGCTGCTGGAGCTGCAGAAGCTGCCAGGATTGGCCAACACAGACTTGACTGCCCCAAACCCCAATATCCAG GTGACCATCGAGGTGGTGGAGGATCCCCAGGCCGAGGTGGAGATGGACCTATTGGCTGAGCCCAGCAGTCGCTGGCCCCAGGGTGCCTCTAGCTGGCTGTCCGCCAAGGAGCTCTTCTGGCCCCTATTCTGGAGCTACCTGGAGGGCGAGGAGGGGAGGACCAATCTCAAGGGCAGAGCcccaggggaagaagaggaggaggaagaagtggaggaggaggattaCCCTGCAGAGTATAGTGAGA ACTATGAGCTTCAAGAGGAGTGGAGCCCCTGGTCTCCCTGCAGTGGGAGCTGCGGCAGCGGCAGCCAGAGGAGGACTCGGCCCTGCGGCTACGCCTGCACTGCCACCGAGTCCCGTGCCTGCGACCTACCCCTTTGTCCTG GCACCGAGGACAAGGACCCCTCGGGCTTCCCCGGTGAGGGGTGGCCGCCCCTGGCCCACAATGCTACGGACATGCTCAGCCCAG atGTGGATAGCTGTGAGAAGTGGCTGAACTGCAAGAGTGACTTCCTAGCCAAGTACCTGAGTCAGGTGCTGCAGGACCTGCCCAGCTGCCCATGTGCGTACCCGCTGGAGGCCGTGTACAGCGCGGTGAGCCTGCAGGATGAGCACCAGGGCCGAAGCTTCCAGTGGAGGGATGCCAGCGGGCCTCGAGAGCACCTGGACGTGTACCAGCCCACGGCGCGCTTCTGCCTGCGCTCGCTGCTGTCCGTGGAGAGCAGCACCCTGGCCGCCCAGCACTGCTGCTACGATGCGGGCAGCCGGCTGCTGACTCGGGGCAAGGGTGCCGGTGCGCCTGACCTCGTCAGCACCGACTTCTCACCTGAGCTGCACTTCAAGGTGGACACGCTGCCCTGGATCCTCTGTAAGGGGGACTGGAGCCGCTACCACGCTGTGCGGCCTCCCAACAATGGCCGGGCCTGCGCCGACAACCCTCCCGAGGAGGAGTACCTGGCCCAGTTGCAGGAGGCCAAGCAGTACTAA
- the ISM2 gene encoding isthmin-2 isoform X3: protein MPRTLEDTPLLLELQKLPGLANTDLTAPNPNIQVTIEVVEDPQAEVEMDLLAEPSSRWPQGASSWLSAKELFWPLFWSYLEGEEGRTNLKGRAPGEEEEEEEVEEEDYPAEYSESEDQEDNEEEEEEEEEPGFSGATGSWEQGWLAPGDWAFKEPDGYDYELQEEWSPWSPCSGSCGSGSQRRTRPCGYACTATESRACDLPLCPGTEDKDPSGFPGEGWPPLAHNATDMLSPDVDSCEKWLNCKSDFLAKYLSQVLQDLPSCPCAYPLEAVYSAVSLQDEHQGRSFQWRDASGPREHLDVYQPTARFCLRSLLSVESSTLAAQHCCYDAGSRLLTRGKGAGAPDLVSTDFSPELHFKVDTLPWILCKGDWSRYHAVRPPNNGRACADNPPEEEYLAQLQEAKQY, encoded by the exons ATGCCAAGGACCCTGGAGGACACTCCCTTGCTGCTGGAGCTGCAGAAGCTGCCAGGATTGGCCAACACAGACTTGACTGCCCCAAACCCCAATATCCAG GTGACCATCGAGGTGGTGGAGGATCCCCAGGCCGAGGTGGAGATGGACCTATTGGCTGAGCCCAGCAGTCGCTGGCCCCAGGGTGCCTCTAGCTGGCTGTCCGCCAAGGAGCTCTTCTGGCCCCTATTCTGGAGCTACCTGGAGGGCGAGGAGGGGAGGACCAATCTCAAGGGCAGAGCcccaggggaagaagaggaggaggaagaagtggaggaggaggattaCCCTGCAGAGTATAGTGAGAGTGAGGACCAGGAGGACaacgaggaggaagaggaggaggaggaggagcctgggTTCAGTGGGGCCACAGGCAGCTGGGAGCAGGGCTGGCTGGCCCCTGGGGACTGGGCCTTCAAGGAGCCAGACGGCTATG ACTATGAGCTTCAAGAGGAGTGGAGCCCCTGGTCTCCCTGCAGTGGGAGCTGCGGCAGCGGCAGCCAGAGGAGGACTCGGCCCTGCGGCTACGCCTGCACTGCCACCGAGTCCCGTGCCTGCGACCTACCCCTTTGTCCTG GCACCGAGGACAAGGACCCCTCGGGCTTCCCCGGTGAGGGGTGGCCGCCCCTGGCCCACAATGCTACGGACATGCTCAGCCCAG atGTGGATAGCTGTGAGAAGTGGCTGAACTGCAAGAGTGACTTCCTAGCCAAGTACCTGAGTCAGGTGCTGCAGGACCTGCCCAGCTGCCCATGTGCGTACCCGCTGGAGGCCGTGTACAGCGCGGTGAGCCTGCAGGATGAGCACCAGGGCCGAAGCTTCCAGTGGAGGGATGCCAGCGGGCCTCGAGAGCACCTGGACGTGTACCAGCCCACGGCGCGCTTCTGCCTGCGCTCGCTGCTGTCCGTGGAGAGCAGCACCCTGGCCGCCCAGCACTGCTGCTACGATGCGGGCAGCCGGCTGCTGACTCGGGGCAAGGGTGCCGGTGCGCCTGACCTCGTCAGCACCGACTTCTCACCTGAGCTGCACTTCAAGGTGGACACGCTGCCCTGGATCCTCTGTAAGGGGGACTGGAGCCGCTACCACGCTGTGCGGCCTCCCAACAATGGCCGGGCCTGCGCCGACAACCCTCCCGAGGAGGAGTACCTGGCCCAGTTGCAGGAGGCCAAGCAGTACTAA